The proteins below come from a single Streptomyces tubercidicus genomic window:
- a CDS encoding restriction endonuclease — MLALLRITLAEVDAMNDQESDIALRDLLTRDGWSARKVGRQGDQAADVIGGGRQRGRIVLQAKHTRVGGNVGSGVRWRRRGGPGGDDAYWSRDGGHA, encoded by the coding sequence ATGCTTGCGCTGCTGCGGATCACGCTCGCCGAAGTCGACGCCATGAACGACCAGGAATCCGACATCGCGCTGCGTGATCTGCTCACCCGCGACGGCTGGTCGGCCCGCAAAGTCGGCCGTCAGGGCGACCAGGCCGCCGACGTCATCGGCGGCGGCCGGCAGCGAGGCCGCATTGTGCTGCAGGCCAAGCACACCAGGGTCGGCGGCAACGTCGGATCAGGGGTGCGGTGGCGCCGCCGAGGCGGCCCGGGCGGCGATGACGCGTATTGGTCACGTGACGGGGGTCACGCTTGA